Genomic window (Spirosoma sp. KCTC 42546):
TGTACTTTTCCCCACGCCCGGAACACCGGTAATACCTATCCGGATCGAATTGCCTGCTTTGGGTAAAATAGCCTCCAGGACTTGCTGTGCTAACTCCTGATCATCTGCCCGACGACTCTCTACAAGCGTAATGGCCTGACTGAGTAACAGTCGGTCGCCAGCGAGAATGCCGTTAACGTAGTGATGAGCAGGGTGTCGGTGGCGCATTCAGAACCGGGATTTATATGATTAGACTGATTTTTATGATTTTGTTCATTAACTATGATTATAAATCTTATGAATTAAGTATTAATGGCAAGACTCAGATCATTTAAGGCCCGGCAAAATCAGTGGAATCAGTTCAATCATAACAATCCCGGTCGAAGATCCTCAGGCGTTGTAATTTTTATATTTTCGTATGATCCCTCAATGAGTGTTATCGGAAAACCAGCATATTCCATAACGCTGGCGCAATCGGTGAAGAATGCCTGCTCCTCGGTTTTAAAGGCATGCCGGAATGCAGTTAGTTGAAACGTTTGAGGGGTTTGAACCAGACGATACTGACTCCGATCAACAGCCTGACTGACTCCATCGGTCCCAACGACGCGTATTGAATCTTTCACCGGTACGCAGGTTACTGCCGATCCGGTACGGGCAGCCGTTTCGAAACTAGTCAGGATGATTTCTGGCGAAATAAAAGGCCGGACACCATCATGGACTGCTACTAAGCCATCACTCGCTCCAATTGCCTGTAGCCCATTGCGAACCGATTGGAAGCGAGTGGCTCCCCCATTGACGGTCTGGATGGGTGGGTGAAAATTATGGTCTTCACAAAGGGTGTTCCAGATAGACCAGTCGCCTGAAGGAAGAACCAGAATAAGCTGGGAAGCAGGTACTACAGTCAGAAAACGCTCAATCGTATGCTGGAGAATCGGCTTGCCTTTTAGTAACAGAAACTGTTTTGGAATGTCGGATTTCATCCGGCTACCACTTCCCCCGGCTACAATAATAGCAAAAAACGGGTTGTTCACTGGTTGGTGGGTCATAACGAAATGAGGGGCTCAATGGCCCCTCAAAAATAGTAATCATACTGACTTTGACCGCTCTGGTTGTTCGGTTAAATAATCAACATCGCATCGCCGTAGCTGAAGAAGCGATATTTTTCTTTAATGGCAACCTGATAGGCTTCCTTGATGAGTTCATGCCCCCCAAAGGCGCTGGTCATCATGATCAGGATAGACTCCGGCAAGTGCAGGCTTGTCAGCAATGAGTTCGCAATTTTGAAGTCGTAAGGCGGGAAAATAAACCGATCTGTCCAGCCTTCAACGGGCTTCAAACGGCTGTTTGCAGAGACCGACGACTCAATCGCTTTGAGTGATGTAGTTCCGATTGCGCACACACGCTTGCCAGCATCTAAAGCCGTGTTAACGATTTTAGATGACTCTTCGGAAATTTTATAGTTTTCAGAATCAGTTTTGTGTTTGGTTAGATCTTCAACATCCACCTGACGGAAGGTGCCCAAACCAACGTGCAGCGTAATAGGGGCGAAGTGGATACCTTTAATTTCCATCCGTTTCATCATGGCACGGGTAAAGTGCAATCCGGCGGTAGGAGCGGCTACTGCCCCAACATGTTGGGCAAAAACCGTTTGATAGTCATCACGGTCGGCGTCTTCGGCTTCCCGGTTCATGGCGCGGGGAATTGGGGTTTCACCCAGTTCGTCTACTGCTTTCATGAATTCCTCATGATTGCCATCAAACAAAAAGCGGATAGTCCGACCACGCGACGTCGTATTATCAATTACTTCCGCAACCAGGTCACTATCACCGAAATATAGTTTATTGCCAACACGAATCTTACGGGCTGGGTCGACTAGAACGTCCCAGAGTTTCATTTCGCGATTGAGTTCGCGCAGGAGGAATACTTCAATTTTGGCACCTGTTTTTTCCTTATTGCCATAAAGCCGTGCTGGAAAAACTTTGGTGTTATTGATCACCATCACATCGCCATCACTGAAGTAACTCAGCATATCCGAAAATTGCTTGTGTTCAATAGTCTTGGCTTTTCGGTCAACGACCATTAGCCGTGATTCGCCCCGCTCAACTGGGTATTTCGCAATTAGACTTTCGGGTAAATCAAATTTAAACTCGGATAACTTCATAGGATATCAGCACGAAAAAGAACGGTGCGTTTTTTGTAAAGGGCGCAAAGATAGTAAAAAACCCGGAAAAAGTCAAATTTTCCGGGAGATTTTCTTGCAAATATCAGAGAAATGACTATCGAATAGTCATTTTAGTGGCCAATTGGCTGAACAGACCCTTCCGTATTCACATGCGCCCGATCGGTCGTATTAAATTTCGCCATCAATTCAGGAGATACTTCATTCGCATACGTGCCCTGGGCAGATACAAAAACACCTTTCATTCCATTAGATGCTGTGATCGCATATAATGTCATTTCATCACCGGGATCTGAAGTGCCTTCGAACCGGTAAAACTTATCGACATTAAATTCTTCGCTCTTCAGTTTCGTTTCTGTGCTCTTCTCTTCCAAATAGTCTTTTTTAGGACCGAATTCGTGTGTATAGCCTTTTGTGCGGAGATCTTCCATCACTTCGGTCAGGGTGGTCATGTGGTTCATAACGGTAGCGTTTAGTACATTAGTAAAACTCAAAAGAGAGTGGATAGTTTTCGGTCCTATAAAGGCCATTGGCTATGTTGGCGAAACATTTGCCAGAAAAAGGGTATTAGGGATTTATTTCTTCATACGGGATACATAACCAGCTATGATTACTTGCCATCAATCTATCCATAAACTCCTCATACTGACGCTACTTGTTTCTGCCTGTAACACCACCGATCCTGAATTTACGATTCCTGTCCTGCCCCAACGGATTGAGTTTTCGGCTAACCGCCAATATCCGGAGGGAATTGCCTATTCGCCTACGCTCGATCTGTTTCTGATCAGTTCAATAACCCAGGGGAAAATAGGAACTGTGGATCAAATGGGCCGGTATGCCGATTTGATTACTGATGACAAACAACTTATCAGTAGTATTGGGATGAAGGTACGCGGCTCGCTGTTATACGTTTGTAATGGGGATCAGGGTGTTTCGGATAAGAGTACGGAACACACAGCCCTGAAAACAGCCGGATTATTTATCTATGACCTGAGTACGAAACAGAATGTACGTCGAGTCAATCTGGCTGCTCTGCTGCCCAATGAAAATCACTTTGCTAATGACATTGCTTTTGATGCAGCAGGCAGTGCGTATGTGACAGACTCATATGCACCTGTAGTTTATAAAATTCCTGCGGATACAGCGCAATCGGTCACGATTATCAACTCTCCACTGTTTGCAGGTGTAGAAGGGATTAACCTGAATGGAATCGTGTATCACCCCGATAATTACCTGATTGTTGTGAAATCGAACGAAGGAAAGCTGTTTAAAATAGACCTCGCTAACACAAATACGATTACAGAAATAACGGGAGTGAATCTGCCCGGCGGAGATGGTATGTTAGTTTATAACAACGATTTATACGTTGTGAATGGACGAAACCAGGTATCGCAGATTCGAAGTTCAGATGGATGGAAAACGGCTTCGCTAGTTAAAGTCGATACGGTTGGGTATGAGGATGCTACTACGAATGTATTGGTAAACGACAAGGTTTATACATTAAACGCCCGCATTGGTGAGGTCAGCGCAGCCGCAACCGCTAAAGATCCCTCCCAACTTCAGGCAAGTGGTTATAGTATTCAGCAGTTTAAATAGAAAGGAGGAGAGGGAGTAAAGGGAGGAGGGGGAAGAAAGGGAAAAGCAGCATAGCTTCCAATCCCTTTCTTCCCCCTCCTCCCTTTACTCCCTCTCCTCCTTTTCATCAATCCGGCAACACCTTGATCATAATGTCTTTGTAATAAATTTTGCTTTTTGGATCGTGGCCTTGTAAGGCAACGGTGCCCATGCTTAGTTTTTTTGGTGATTTACCGTTACTAATGCTATCAGGTTCAGTGTAATCGTTGATGAGCTTATCATTGATTTTGATCATCACTTTTTTGCCCTGTACAATGATGTGTTCGGTATACCATTCTTCGTCCTTTACAAATACCTCCTTTACATCCTGCACTCCATAAACGCTACCGGTTTTACGCCAGTCAGTATGCGTTTGATTTACCTGAATTTCGTATCCTTTGGAAGGCCAGCCAGTGTTCTGGTAGGCCGTGTGAATAAACATGCCTGAATTGGAGCCGGGCATGGTCTTTACCTGCGCTTTAAACTCAAAATTCTTGAAATTATGATTGCCTACGGGGCCTTCGTAAAACAAGTGAGCACGTGGCCCGGCTACAACGATAGCGCCATCCTGAATGGTAAACGTGCTTGGACTATCTTCAGTGACTTTCCAGCCAGTAAATGTTTTGCCGTCAAAAATACTGACCCAGCCGTCGGCAGATGGGCGAAGGGTGAAACTAAAGCAAAAACCGAGCAGCAGTGTGGCTGCTAACAATGTCAGACGAGTTTTCATACGAATGGGGCGAGTTGTGTTTAGGGTGGCCCAATCACTAAAGCAAACAGACGGTAGAAACTAACGAACATGGCTTGTATATATAGCTTTTGGGGTGAAATCTTTATACCTGGCCTGATTTCAGAATAGCTAGCTGCTAGTAACGGAGTTTATCAATTGGTTAACAAATTGCCTGCTTAACCAATGGCAAATAGCTGATTTAGTGATAAATAATATAAGTTGATTGTTGTAAATTGCCTCCAGTATTACCACCACCCTTGTACGTTAAAATGCTAACTGAACAGTCCACCGATGTCGGATTTGTTGAGCTTCTTGATGCCCTGCCCGATTCGGTAGTCTGGATGCGGGCGTTGCGTAATGAAGCCAATGAAGTTGTAAATTTCCAAATAGACTACGCCAATCAGAAAGCACAAGACCTGACACAAAGTATGTATCAGGTCTGTGTGGGTACGTTGGTGCTGGGCGATAATGACCATATTAAAGCCTTTACGGAGAAGAGTTTTCAGGTCATGTGTCGGGTGCTGGAAACAGGGCAGCCACATGAGTTTGACTTTTTTAACCCACAACTGAACGGCTGGTTTCTGATGAGCCGCTCTAAACTGGGTGATGGTGTCCTTTGCGTTACCCGGGAAATTTCGTCGCTGAAAATTGCCGAACAGGCGCATCGACGGCAAACGAACTTGCTTAATAGCGTACTGGATAGCTCTCTCAACGGAATTATGTCGTTTGCATCGGTACGGGATGATGCTGAGGAAATCATTGATTTTACCTTTCTGTCAGCCAATAAGGCTGCCTGCCGTATGGTCGCTAAACCGGTCGAGGAGATCATTGGGCAGCGGCTCTTATTGATTTTTCCGGGTAATGTCGAATCCGGCCTGTTTGCGAGGTATATTGAAACGGCCGAAACCGGTGAGCCAACACGTACTGAAACCTATTATAGCCACGATGGGCTGGATTTCTGGCTTGATATTTCAGCGGAAAAGCTTGGGGATGGTTTTGTCGTTACATTCACCGACATAACTGTACAAAAGCTCGCGGCTAAGGTTGTAGAGCAGGCGGCTACTGAGTTGCAAACGATTATTGATACATCGCAAACGGGTATTTTTCTGTTCAGCCCGGTTTATAATGACGATGGTGAACTGATAGATTTCCGGTTTCGGGTAGCTAATCGGCAACTGGCTGCTTACGTAGGCCAGCAACCCAAGGCTGTAATTGGTGCATTAGGGAGTACCTGGTTTCCTGAATTCAAAACAAACGGTTTGTTTGATCGATATCGTCAAACCTATGAAACGGGTGAACAAGTACGGTTTGACTTTCACTATAACGGAGATGGCGTTGATGTTTGGCTCGACATTATGGCCACCAAAATGGGTAATGATGTTCTGGTAACCTTTGCCGATTATACACCCCTGAAACGGCTTCAGCAACAATTAGAAAATACGGTTACAGATTTACAGCGTTCGAACAAAAACCTGGAGCAGTTTGCCTACGTGGCCAGTCACGATCTACAGGAGCCGTTGCGAAAAATTCAGGCCTTTGGCGATATTATTCAATCGCAATACGCTTCTGTCATTGATGATAGTGGTGCTGACATGATTCGTCGGATGCAGTCGGCAGCAGCCCGCATGCAGGTGTTAATAAAGGATGTGCTGGCTTATTCTCGTGTTGCTACTATACAGGAAACGCTAAGTTCCGTGAATCTTGGTCAAATTGTCAACGATGTGTTAACCGACCTTGAAACACCTATTTTCGACAAACAAGCCCTAATTACGGTTGATAAGCTGCCAACCGTGCAGGGAGATGCTGCTCAACTGCGACAGCTCTTTCAGAATCTCCTCAGTAATGCACTGAAATTTTCGAAGATAAGCACAACGTCTTCTGTCCCAACGATCACAATTACAAACCGGCGCGTGCATGGACGAATAATGAGCAAAATGGCTATTCCGGCTATCGATGCTGACCGGCTATTCCATCTGATCACCGTAACCGATAATGGAATTGGTTTCGACCCAAATCAGGCCGAGCGGATTTTTCAGGTGTTTCAGCGTCTACACAATCGAAGCGAATACCAGGGTACCGGAATTGGCCTGGCTATTGTTCAGAAAGTTGTTGAAAACCACCAGGGATATGTACATGCCGAAGGCAGACCGGGCCAGGGAGCTACCTTCTCTATACTCTTGCCAGTATCCTCGCAGGCCTGATTAAATTCGGTATGCGTAACTAGCTTTCTTAGCCCATGTTTATCACTTTTGCCTATCTGTTCGTTACTTTGGCAGTTGAATCAACCGGACTATTCATGCGCAATTTCATTTTATTGGTTTTTGGATTGGCACTAGCCTCATGCAAACTCGCTGTTCCCAGCGTGTACGAAGCTCAATTTTCGTCGGATCCAACGTCCGTGTCGGTAACGTCCGGCCAGATTGATGAAGCGTCGGGTATGGTCGACAGTCGTAGCCAGCCCGGTAACCTTTGGATCGAGCAGGATAGCGGTAGCCCGGCCGAATTGGCTTTGTTGGGTTATGATGGGAAAGTAAAAGGAAAAATCAGTATTCCGAATAGTACGAACCGCGACTGGGAAGAAATGACTATTGGGCCTGGTCCGAAGGATGGTACGAATTACCTCTATATTGGTGATATTGGGGATAACAATGCCCAGAATACTCTTTGTCAAATTTACCGGTTGCCTGAGCCCACTTCCGTACAGACGGCCGTATCACAACAGGTTGACCGTATCAACTTCCGCTATCCCGATGGCCCTCGTGATGCCGAAGCGATGTTTGTCGATCCAACGACTAAAGACATTTACATTATATCGAAACGGGAAGAAAAAGTCCATTTATATAGCCTGCCTTATCCACAAAATGTAAATGAGGTGACGGTAGCCAAGGCATATGGCGAACTACCAATAACGTTTGTAACGGGTGCTTCTATCTCTCCTGACGGAGCCGAAA
Coding sequences:
- a CDS encoding ATP-binding protein; this encodes MLTEQSTDVGFVELLDALPDSVVWMRALRNEANEVVNFQIDYANQKAQDLTQSMYQVCVGTLVLGDNDHIKAFTEKSFQVMCRVLETGQPHEFDFFNPQLNGWFLMSRSKLGDGVLCVTREISSLKIAEQAHRRQTNLLNSVLDSSLNGIMSFASVRDDAEEIIDFTFLSANKAACRMVAKPVEEIIGQRLLLIFPGNVESGLFARYIETAETGEPTRTETYYSHDGLDFWLDISAEKLGDGFVVTFTDITVQKLAAKVVEQAATELQTIIDTSQTGIFLFSPVYNDDGELIDFRFRVANRQLAAYVGQQPKAVIGALGSTWFPEFKTNGLFDRYRQTYETGEQVRFDFHYNGDGVDVWLDIMATKMGNDVLVTFADYTPLKRLQQQLENTVTDLQRSNKNLEQFAYVASHDLQEPLRKIQAFGDIIQSQYASVIDDSGADMIRRMQSAAARMQVLIKDVLAYSRVATIQETLSSVNLGQIVNDVLTDLETPIFDKQALITVDKLPTVQGDAAQLRQLFQNLLSNALKFSKISTTSSVPTITITNRRVHGRIMSKMAIPAIDADRLFHLITVTDNGIGFDPNQAERIFQVFQRLHNRSEYQGTGIGLAIVQKVVENHQGYVHAEGRPGQGATFSILLPVSSQA
- a CDS encoding gluconolaconase, which codes for MITCHQSIHKLLILTLLVSACNTTDPEFTIPVLPQRIEFSANRQYPEGIAYSPTLDLFLISSITQGKIGTVDQMGRYADLITDDKQLISSIGMKVRGSLLYVCNGDQGVSDKSTEHTALKTAGLFIYDLSTKQNVRRVNLAALLPNENHFANDIAFDAAGSAYVTDSYAPVVYKIPADTAQSVTIINSPLFAGVEGINLNGIVYHPDNYLIVVKSNEGKLFKIDLANTNTITEITGVNLPGGDGMLVYNNDLYVVNGRNQVSQIRSSDGWKTASLVKVDTVGYEDATTNVLVNDKVYTLNARIGEVSAAATAKDPSQLQASGYSIQQFK
- a CDS encoding 2-C-methyl-D-erythritol 4-phosphate cytidylyltransferase; this translates as MTHQPVNNPFFAIIVAGGSGSRMKSDIPKQFLLLKGKPILQHTIERFLTVVPASQLILVLPSGDWSIWNTLCEDHNFHPPIQTVNGGATRFQSVRNGLQAIGASDGLVAVHDGVRPFISPEIILTSFETAARTGSAVTCVPVKDSIRVVGTDGVSQAVDRSQYRLVQTPQTFQLTAFRHAFKTEEQAFFTDCASVMEYAGFPITLIEGSYENIKITTPEDLRPGLL
- a CDS encoding PE-PGRS family protein — translated: MRNFILLVFGLALASCKLAVPSVYEAQFSSDPTSVSVTSGQIDEASGMVDSRSQPGNLWIEQDSGSPAELALLGYDGKVKGKISIPNSTNRDWEEMTIGPGPKDGTNYLYIGDIGDNNAQNTLCQIYRLPEPTSVQTAVSQQVDRINFRYPDGPRDAEAMFVDPTTKDIYIISKREEKVHLYSLPYPQNVNEVTVAKAYGELPITFVTGASISPDGAEILVRTYTQLYYWKRDSGQSIADALQYGTSRQLVVRAEPQGEAVCFDKDNKGFFTISERANAASINLYYYARK
- the queA gene encoding tRNA preQ1(34) S-adenosylmethionine ribosyltransferase-isomerase QueA, which produces MKLSEFKFDLPESLIAKYPVERGESRLMVVDRKAKTIEHKQFSDMLSYFSDGDVMVINNTKVFPARLYGNKEKTGAKIEVFLLRELNREMKLWDVLVDPARKIRVGNKLYFGDSDLVAEVIDNTTSRGRTIRFLFDGNHEEFMKAVDELGETPIPRAMNREAEDADRDDYQTVFAQHVGAVAAPTAGLHFTRAMMKRMEIKGIHFAPITLHVGLGTFRQVDVEDLTKHKTDSENYKISEESSKIVNTALDAGKRVCAIGTTSLKAIESSVSANSRLKPVEGWTDRFIFPPYDFKIANSLLTSLHLPESILIMMTSAFGGHELIKEAYQVAIKEKYRFFSYGDAMLII
- a CDS encoding DUF1080 domain-containing protein, producing the protein MKTRLTLLAATLLLGFCFSFTLRPSADGWVSIFDGKTFTGWKVTEDSPSTFTIQDGAIVVAGPRAHLFYEGPVGNHNFKNFEFKAQVKTMPGSNSGMFIHTAYQNTGWPSKGYEIQVNQTHTDWRKTGSVYGVQDVKEVFVKDEEWYTEHIIVQGKKVMIKINDKLINDYTEPDSISNGKSPKKLSMGTVALQGHDPKSKIYYKDIMIKVLPD